A region of Antedon mediterranea chromosome 8, ecAntMedi1.1, whole genome shotgun sequence DNA encodes the following proteins:
- the LOC140056255 gene encoding RNA exonuclease 4-like isoform X1 — MEFQQTGELEEDVWFDDVDPMLLEPSNNLKQRKLSVALVDEEGTDGLTKHVAVDCEMVGVGYKGQESILARVSIVNEFGKCVYDKYVKPREKVTDYRTDVSGIKAHHIQSEAVLRKLLALAMRDIQGQMPISRTFQYLKKEIYFSMTFKEFKDAYEPCKKQVEGIFLLGPLMDKVTDFRRWEEFQDVQREVADIFKDRIIVGHALSNDLKVLFLGHPRRKVRDTSDYKPFRRLNKGSKPSLKKLAQVILNKTIQAGQHDSIEDACVAMKLYMLNRKEWERSNKSKGVLKQTKYFCTNDSKSIKDEKRRKIKIFKIRNLQKKRR, encoded by the exons ATGGAATTTCA acaaacaggtgaattggaagaggatgtttggtttgatgatgtagatcctATGTTATTAGAACCTTctaataatttaaagcaaagaaAACTGTCAGTTGCACTTGTTGATGAGGAAGGAACAGATGG CTTAACAAAACATGTTGCTGTTGATTGTGAAATGGTAGGTGTTGGCTACAAGGGACAGGAGAGCATTTTAGCTAGAGTTTCAATTGTGAATGAATTTGGAAAATGTGTTTATGACAAATATGTTAAACCAAGAGAGAAAGTGACTGATTATAGGACAGATGTTAGTGGCATTAAAGCACACCATATCCAATCAG AAGCGGTTCTACGCAAGCTATTAGCTTTGGCAATGAGG GACATTCAAGGACAAATGCCAATTTCAAGGACTTTCCAGTACTTGAAAAAAGAGATTTATTTTTCCATGACCTTCAAGGAATTTAAAGACGCGTACGAACCCTGTAAAAAACAAGTGGAGGGGATATTTCTTCTGGGGCCGTTAATGGATAAAGTGACTGATTTTAGGAGAT GGGAAGAATTTCAAGATGTACAGAGAGAAGTAGCTGATATTTTTAAAGATCGGATTATAGTGGGCCATGCATTGTCAAATGATCTTAAG gttTTATTCCTTGGCCATCCACGGAGGAAAGTTAGAGATACATCAGACTATAAACCCTTTAGAAGATTGAATAAA GGATCTAAACCAAGCCTGAAAAAGCTGGCCCAAGTGATATTGAATAAAACCATACAAGCTGGTCAACATGATTCT attgagGATGCTTGTGTGGCAATGAAGCTGTACATGTTAAATAGGAAAGAGTGGGAAAGGTCAAACAAATCTAAAGGAGTATTAAAACagacaaaatatttttgtacaaATGACTCAAAATCTATCAAAGATGAGAAAAGAAGAAagatcaaaatatttaaaattagaaatttacagaAGAAACGTAGGTAA
- the LOC140056254 gene encoding uncharacterized protein, with protein sequence MSNIEADNPSYSLFINSKELTFNDDGELPISVSSRCRQFSIRRAILRRRRTSTTTTTTSSSTRPRLSMSNQGETVEVAVKNVHDFTGEEIKKLVSLEHRNIVRFIGAIKEDVVNAIVMEFVTGGNLYEYIARNREQKKCIGLRLCFNLTLQCARGLEYLHGKNIIHKNVQSYNCLLSSTTNILNCILKLSNFGFKKQHPYAIDLTTFHESRKAWQAPEVIDNTEFFRKASDVYSIGIIVWEMLTCQRPWNGKTDHEIYENVVKRSEHLKIEDEWPCQLQKLLKDCWKTERAQRPIISDICCRVEVENEYQNTPIDLDRPLRMIEIPKIASHLKPKSHWKEFAVNNLGICESECDALKKEGTDDQDQLICDVLRKWLMREGKNGTVGTLAEHLKHSRLFDVSGYKFLCGLKQP encoded by the exons atgtccAATATTGAAGCGGATAACCCTTCATATAGCCTGTTTATAAATAGTAAAGAATTGACATTTAATGATGATGGAGAACTCCCAATTTCGGTCAGCAGCAGATGCCGGCAGTTTTCAATCAGACGAGCTATCCTTCGTCGGCGGCGGACGTCgactaccaccaccaccaccagcagtagtactaggcctaggcttagtaTGAGTAATCAAGGTGAAACCGTAGAAGTAGCTGTGAAAAATGTACACGATTTTACCGGCGAAGAAATTAAAAAACTCGTCTCTCTTGAACACAGAAATATTGTCCGATTTATTGGAGCCATAAAAGAGGACGTTGTTAATGCGATCGTGATGGAATTTGTAACTGGGGGTAATTTATATGAATACATTGCCAGAAATAGGgaacaaaaaaagtgtattgGCCTACGATTGTGTTTTAATCTGACTTTACAATGTGCAAGAGGTCTTGAATACTTACATGGTAAAAACATTATTCATAAAAATGTTCAATCGTATAACTGTCTACTCAGTTCAACAACGAATATATTGAATTGTATTCTGAAATTGAGtaattttggttttaaaaaacAACACCCTTATGCAATTGACCTGACTACCTTTCATGAATCGCGCAAGGCGTGGCAAGCACCTGAAGTTATTGACAATACAGAATTTTTCCGAAAAGCTTCCGATGTTTATTCCATAGGAATCATTGTCTGGGAGATGCTGACATGCCAAAGGCCATGGAATGGTAAAACTGATCATGAAATTTATGAAAATGTAGTAAAACGTAGTGAACACTTAAAAATTGAAGATGAATGGCCTTGTCAATTGCAAAAACTGCTAAAAGATTGTTGGAAGACTGAGCGGGCACAAAGACCAATCATTTCTGATATATGTTGCAGAGTAGAAGTGGAAAATGAGT ATCAAAATACTCCTATAGATCTGGATAGGCCATTACGAATGATAGAGATACCAAAAATAGCATCACATCTTAAACCAAAATCACATTGGAAAGAGTTTGCAGTTAACAATCTGGGAATTTGTGAAAGTGAATGCGATGCTCTTAAAAAAGAAGGAACCGACGACCAAGATCAATTGATATGTGATGTACTTCGCAAATGGCTAATGCGAGAAGGCAAAAATGGAACAGTTGGCACACTAGCAGAACATCTTAAACATTCACGTCTATTTGACGTTTCCGGATACAAGTTTTTGTGTGGACTAAAACAACCTTAA
- the LOC140056255 gene encoding RNA exonuclease 4-like isoform X2 produces MEFQQTGELEEDVWFDDVDPMLLEPSNNLKQRKLSVALVDEEGTDGLTKHVAVDCEMVGVGYKGQESILARVSIVNEFGKCVYDKYVKPREKVTDYRTDVSGIKAHHIQSGEEFQDVQREVADIFKDRIIVGHALSNDLKVLFLGHPRRKVRDTSDYKPFRRLNKGSKPSLKKLAQVILNKTIQAGQHDSIEDACVAMKLYMLNRKEWERSNKSKGVLKQTKYFCTNDSKSIKDEKRRKIKIFKIRNLQKKRR; encoded by the exons ATGGAATTTCA acaaacaggtgaattggaagaggatgtttggtttgatgatgtagatcctATGTTATTAGAACCTTctaataatttaaagcaaagaaAACTGTCAGTTGCACTTGTTGATGAGGAAGGAACAGATGG CTTAACAAAACATGTTGCTGTTGATTGTGAAATGGTAGGTGTTGGCTACAAGGGACAGGAGAGCATTTTAGCTAGAGTTTCAATTGTGAATGAATTTGGAAAATGTGTTTATGACAAATATGTTAAACCAAGAGAGAAAGTGACTGATTATAGGACAGATGTTAGTGGCATTAAAGCACACCATATCCAATCAG GGGAAGAATTTCAAGATGTACAGAGAGAAGTAGCTGATATTTTTAAAGATCGGATTATAGTGGGCCATGCATTGTCAAATGATCTTAAG gttTTATTCCTTGGCCATCCACGGAGGAAAGTTAGAGATACATCAGACTATAAACCCTTTAGAAGATTGAATAAA GGATCTAAACCAAGCCTGAAAAAGCTGGCCCAAGTGATATTGAATAAAACCATACAAGCTGGTCAACATGATTCT attgagGATGCTTGTGTGGCAATGAAGCTGTACATGTTAAATAGGAAAGAGTGGGAAAGGTCAAACAAATCTAAAGGAGTATTAAAACagacaaaatatttttgtacaaATGACTCAAAATCTATCAAAGATGAGAAAAGAAGAAagatcaaaatatttaaaattagaaatttacagaAGAAACGTAGGTAA